From a single Planctellipticum variicoloris genomic region:
- the nuoL gene encoding NADH-quinone oxidoreductase subunit L yields the protein MTTNPEQLVPLLLTAAWLLPLAGCVVEFFALRWTHRLSKAPAWVAVGCIAAGFLCSAAAAAVWSSDVLNVDIRSVDDGGVEDHRDIPLVRHIHSTYSGTYYELARFGERVLSIDYHIDGLTLLMFCMVTFVATCIHVFSIGYMADELTEEYLDHRVELQDGRELGRPGRFHQFFAYLSLFSFSMLGLLLSGNLLQVFAFWELVGICSYLLIGFHYERVSATTAANKAFIMNRIGDFGFLIGLMIVWTYLGSFQFYDQPGRDGEPGIFGRLQKDGETLCLTEDGQSVMLRVAAGTDEPHSIPLALLAAAGLGIFAGCVGKSAQFPLHTWLPDAMEGPTPVSALVHSATMVAAGVYLTARCYPLFTPEVLLVVAYTGAVTLVIGATIAIVSYDIKRVLAFSTISQLGYMLLGLGVGGWKAGVFHLVTHAGFKALLFLCAGSVIVGTHHTQDVQKLGGLRKAMPLTALCMLIGVIAISGLAVPLISFFGEPIAFSGYHSKDAILGAALAFSERNAWHGALFLAPLITAGLTACYMFRLWLLMFWGEPRDRHVAEHAEESPLSITVPLLVLAFVAATIAIGGEHGPLYGWLSTAEQQAVVVREGGLRHPTEEELHAAHDSAGRLALLAAFAGAGLAWLFYGNRFLNAAEVRRTAGPVYDFLIDKWRFDALYDAVFVQPTHVVARWCLWFDRRILDAVLHGAAMGAIAAARVDRRIDETFVDGAVNRVGWSAWVSSGAFGALQTGRLRQYILFLAMAVVVLFAVAYTAFPK from the coding sequence ATGACGACCAATCCCGAACAACTCGTGCCCCTGCTCCTGACGGCGGCCTGGCTGCTGCCGCTGGCGGGCTGCGTCGTCGAGTTTTTCGCGCTCCGCTGGACGCACCGGCTGAGCAAGGCGCCGGCGTGGGTGGCCGTGGGGTGCATCGCCGCGGGATTTCTCTGCAGCGCGGCCGCCGCGGCGGTCTGGTCGAGCGACGTCTTGAATGTCGACATCAGGTCAGTTGACGACGGGGGCGTGGAAGACCATCGAGACATCCCGCTTGTCCGTCATATCCATTCGACGTATTCCGGCACGTACTACGAGCTGGCCCGGTTCGGCGAGCGGGTTCTGAGCATCGACTACCACATCGACGGCTTGACGCTGTTGATGTTCTGCATGGTGACGTTCGTCGCCACCTGCATTCATGTGTTTTCGATCGGCTACATGGCCGACGAACTGACGGAAGAGTACCTCGACCACAGGGTGGAGCTGCAGGATGGTCGAGAACTGGGGCGGCCGGGGCGGTTTCACCAGTTCTTTGCGTACCTGTCGCTGTTCAGCTTCTCGATGCTGGGGCTGCTGCTGTCGGGGAATCTGCTGCAGGTGTTTGCGTTCTGGGAGCTGGTCGGCATCTGCAGCTACCTGCTGATCGGCTTCCACTACGAGCGCGTGTCGGCGACGACGGCTGCGAATAAAGCCTTCATCATGAACCGGATCGGGGACTTCGGGTTCCTGATCGGGCTGATGATCGTGTGGACGTATCTGGGGTCGTTTCAGTTTTACGATCAACCGGGCCGAGACGGCGAGCCGGGGATTTTCGGCCGGTTGCAGAAGGACGGAGAGACGCTGTGCCTGACGGAGGATGGCCAGTCGGTGATGTTGCGGGTTGCCGCCGGGACCGACGAGCCGCACTCCATCCCGCTGGCGCTGCTGGCGGCGGCCGGGCTGGGGATTTTTGCGGGCTGCGTTGGCAAGAGCGCGCAATTCCCACTGCACACCTGGTTGCCGGATGCGATGGAAGGTCCGACGCCGGTTTCGGCGCTGGTCCATTCGGCGACGATGGTGGCGGCGGGGGTGTATCTGACGGCGCGGTGTTATCCGCTGTTTACGCCCGAGGTGCTGCTGGTCGTGGCCTATACCGGGGCGGTGACGCTGGTGATCGGGGCGACGATTGCGATCGTCTCGTACGACATTAAACGGGTGCTGGCGTTTTCGACGATCAGTCAGCTCGGCTACATGCTGCTGGGACTGGGCGTGGGGGGCTGGAAGGCGGGGGTGTTTCACCTGGTCACGCACGCCGGCTTCAAGGCGCTGTTGTTCCTGTGCGCGGGGAGCGTGATTGTCGGGACGCACCACACGCAGGATGTGCAGAAGCTCGGCGGACTGCGGAAGGCGATGCCGTTAACGGCGCTTTGCATGCTGATCGGCGTCATCGCGATCAGCGGGCTGGCGGTGCCGCTGATCAGCTTCTTCGGGGAGCCGATCGCGTTTTCCGGGTATCACTCGAAGGATGCGATTCTCGGAGCGGCCCTGGCGTTTTCGGAGCGGAATGCCTGGCACGGGGCGCTGTTTCTGGCGCCGCTGATCACGGCGGGGTTGACGGCCTGCTACATGTTCCGGCTGTGGTTGTTGATGTTCTGGGGGGAACCGCGGGACCGTCATGTCGCCGAGCATGCGGAGGAGTCGCCGTTGTCCATCACCGTTCCACTTCTGGTGCTGGCGTTTGTGGCGGCGACGATTGCAATTGGCGGCGAGCATGGGCCGCTGTATGGCTGGCTGTCGACGGCCGAGCAGCAGGCCGTGGTTGTCCGCGAGGGGGGGCTGCGGCATCCCACCGAGGAGGAACTGCATGCGGCTCACGACAGCGCCGGCCGGCTGGCATTGCTGGCGGCGTTTGCCGGCGCGGGGCTGGCCTGGCTGTTCTACGGCAACCGGTTCCTGAACGCGGCCGAGGTCCGCCGGACGGCTGGGCCGGTTTATGACTTTCTTATCGACAAATGGCGGTTCGACGCGCTGTATGACGCCGTCTTTGTGCAGCCGACCCATGTGGTGGCTCGCTGGTGCCTGTGGTTCGATCGGCGGATCCTGGATGCCGTGCTGCACGGGGCGGCGATGGGGGCGATCGCCGCTGCCCGGGTGGATCGGCGGATCGACGAGACCTTCGTCGACGGAGCCGTGAACCGGGTGGGGTGGTCGGCGTGGGTTTCGAGCGGCGCGTTCGGAGCTCTGCAGACGGGGCGGCTGCGGCAGTACATTCTGTTTCTGGCCATGGCCGTCGTGGTGCTGTTTGCGGTCGCGTACACGGCCTTTCCGAAATAA
- the nuoK gene encoding NADH-quinone oxidoreductase subunit NuoK: MSTVGLNEYLMVGAVLFVSGLICMIVKRNGIGVLMGVELILNGANVNLVAFAKYTVLGLDGQVLALFVIVMAAAEAAIALAIALNFYNNHATIDVDRGNELAG, from the coding sequence GTGTCGACGGTGGGACTGAACGAATACCTGATGGTCGGGGCGGTGCTGTTTGTCAGCGGGCTGATCTGCATGATCGTCAAGCGGAACGGCATCGGCGTGCTGATGGGTGTCGAGCTGATTCTGAACGGGGCCAACGTGAATCTGGTCGCGTTCGCGAAGTACACGGTGCTGGGGCTGGACGGTCAGGTGCTGGCGCTGTTTGTGATTGTGATGGCGGCGGCGGAAGCGGCGATTGCGCTGGCGATCGCGCTCAATTTCTATAACAACCACGCCACGATCGACGTCGATCGGGGCAACGAACTGGCCGGGTGA
- a CDS encoding NADH-quinone oxidoreductase subunit J, producing the protein MNVADLLFWLFAAATCGGAIGVVLSQNVVRMAFWLMVSLGSVAGLFFLLSADFLGAAQLLIYVGGTVVLLIFGVMLTASGPYLKLETRPTEVLLGLAAGVGLLGVLVYSVGAVNWRTVAAKLPEPGPVSAVAGRTGEIVSSETGQSVKPLGLALLGVRADHPERPGYLLPFEVISVHLLIVLIGAGYLARAKRRVELVADRDGE; encoded by the coding sequence ATGAATGTGGCGGACCTGTTGTTCTGGCTGTTTGCGGCTGCGACCTGCGGCGGAGCGATCGGGGTTGTGCTGTCGCAGAATGTCGTGCGGATGGCGTTCTGGCTGATGGTTTCGCTGGGATCGGTCGCCGGGCTGTTTTTCCTGCTCAGCGCGGACTTTCTGGGGGCGGCGCAACTGCTGATTTACGTGGGCGGCACGGTGGTGCTGCTGATTTTCGGCGTGATGCTGACGGCCAGCGGGCCGTATCTGAAGCTGGAAACGCGGCCGACCGAGGTGCTGCTTGGACTGGCTGCGGGTGTGGGGCTGCTGGGGGTGCTGGTTTATTCCGTGGGGGCGGTGAACTGGAGAACGGTGGCGGCGAAGCTGCCCGAGCCGGGGCCGGTTTCCGCGGTTGCTGGACGAACTGGCGAGATTGTGAGCAGCGAGACCGGTCAGTCGGTCAAGCCGCTGGGGCTGGCGCTGCTGGGGGTGCGGGCCGATCATCCGGAGCGGCCGGGGTATCTGCTGCCGTTTGAAGTGATTTCGGTTCATCTGCTGATCGTGCTGATCGGGGCCGGTTATCTGGCACGGGCGAAGCGCCGGGTGGAACTGGTTGCCGACCGGGATGGGGAGTAG
- a CDS encoding complex I subunit 1/NuoH family protein, which translates to MPRPLIAMSLQEFFSNLEIPLLNAPLGELGGFLLAAFFHAFLLFNLFGAMPMFFIWLERKVSGRIQDRLGPTRVGGMFGWLQSIADPIKLMQKEDLIPDAADRWLFKMAPFLAVLASFGAFMVLPFADGWYAVAADTGVFLILAILSLEVFGIILAGYSSGSKWALFGAMREAAQMVSYEIPMALCALVPLVAAGTLDFREIARLQEAGLHQWLIFTNPFTFAAFFVYFTTATASVKRAPFDLAEAESELVAGFHTEYSGIRWSFFFLAEYASMFAVSGIAVLLFLGGSATGLGLEPLLINPLRSWGQDFLVQGFSLGNYVANLIGATIFVVKAGVLVTVQIWVRWTLPRLRIDQVMTTCLKYLVPISCFLFLGAVLWPLLLASSTLARPTFLPVGRTDAATKAKTAAVPNSDFEIRISNFPPVEEGRR; encoded by the coding sequence ATGCCCCGACCATTGATTGCGATGTCGCTGCAGGAGTTCTTCTCCAATCTGGAGATTCCGCTTCTGAATGCGCCGCTCGGTGAGCTGGGGGGCTTTCTGCTGGCCGCGTTCTTCCACGCATTTCTCCTCTTTAATCTGTTCGGCGCGATGCCGATGTTCTTCATCTGGCTGGAGCGGAAGGTTTCCGGGCGGATTCAGGACCGGCTGGGGCCGACGCGGGTCGGGGGAATGTTCGGCTGGCTGCAGAGTATTGCCGACCCGATCAAGCTGATGCAGAAGGAAGATCTCATACCGGACGCCGCGGACCGCTGGCTGTTCAAAATGGCGCCGTTTCTGGCGGTGCTGGCGTCGTTCGGGGCGTTCATGGTGCTGCCGTTTGCGGACGGCTGGTATGCGGTGGCGGCCGACACGGGGGTGTTCCTGATCCTGGCGATTCTGTCGCTGGAAGTCTTCGGGATCATTCTGGCCGGGTATTCGAGCGGCTCGAAGTGGGCGCTGTTCGGGGCGATGCGCGAGGCGGCCCAGATGGTTTCCTACGAGATTCCGATGGCGCTGTGCGCGCTGGTGCCGCTGGTGGCGGCGGGGACGCTCGACTTTCGCGAGATCGCCCGGCTGCAGGAGGCGGGGCTGCACCAGTGGCTGATCTTTACGAACCCGTTCACGTTCGCGGCGTTCTTCGTCTACTTCACGACGGCGACAGCCAGCGTGAAGCGGGCGCCGTTCGACCTGGCCGAAGCCGAGAGCGAACTGGTCGCCGGTTTCCACACGGAATACAGCGGCATCCGCTGGTCGTTCTTTTTCCTGGCCGAGTATGCGTCGATGTTCGCCGTCAGCGGGATTGCGGTCCTGCTGTTCCTGGGGGGCTCGGCGACAGGACTGGGGCTGGAGCCGCTGCTGATCAATCCACTGCGGTCGTGGGGCCAGGATTTCCTGGTGCAGGGGTTTTCGCTGGGGAACTATGTGGCGAACCTGATCGGGGCGACGATCTTCGTCGTCAAGGCGGGCGTGCTGGTGACCGTGCAGATCTGGGTCCGCTGGACGCTGCCGCGGTTGCGGATCGATCAGGTGATGACGACCTGTCTGAAGTACCTGGTGCCGATCAGTTGCTTCCTGTTTCTGGGAGCGGTCCTCTGGCCGTTGCTGCTGGCGTCTTCGACGCTGGCCCGGCCGACGTTCCTGCCGGTGGGCCGGACTGACGCTGCGACAAAAGCGAAAACCGCGGCCGTTCCAAATTCGGATTTCGAGATTCGGATTTCGAATTTTCCTCCTGTTGAGGAGGGCCGTCGATGA
- a CDS encoding cyclic nucleotide-binding domain-containing protein, protein MNLLQFPAGDTIFAPGDLAARAFQIQSGRVDLLRRTASETIQVAQLGPGDVFGEMSLIEERPHSLTARAMSNVELSTLTRTEFEQFLTSDPARLQDYLRALFERLRGLSAQLDSAAGSPVPADASAVFPIVRRVEAEVQTIHAKRQEELVVTLYPLTRRAAATLPLDGLPVTKYPFRIGRAAEEHEPRPLDLNDLWLVDRMPFNISRNHASLEQTPAGIAIQDRGSSLGIFVNEAHIGGGSPHRYAMLEEGENTVILGMPMSPYQFRIHIARN, encoded by the coding sequence ATGAATCTGCTCCAATTTCCGGCCGGCGACACCATCTTCGCCCCCGGCGACCTTGCCGCCCGCGCCTTTCAGATCCAGTCCGGCCGGGTCGATCTGCTCCGCCGCACGGCGAGCGAGACGATCCAGGTCGCCCAGCTCGGCCCCGGCGATGTCTTCGGCGAAATGAGCCTGATCGAAGAACGTCCGCACTCCCTGACCGCCCGCGCCATGTCCAACGTCGAACTGTCGACGCTGACTCGCACAGAGTTCGAACAGTTCCTGACGTCCGATCCCGCCCGCCTGCAGGACTACCTGCGGGCCCTGTTCGAGCGCCTGCGCGGATTGTCCGCTCAGCTCGATTCCGCAGCCGGTTCCCCCGTTCCCGCGGACGCCAGCGCCGTCTTTCCCATTGTCCGCCGCGTTGAAGCCGAAGTGCAGACGATTCACGCGAAACGCCAGGAAGAGCTGGTTGTCACGCTCTATCCGCTGACACGCCGGGCCGCAGCCACGCTCCCCCTCGACGGCCTGCCGGTCACGAAGTATCCGTTCCGCATCGGCCGGGCCGCGGAAGAGCACGAACCCCGCCCGCTGGATCTGAACGACCTCTGGCTCGTCGACCGGATGCCCTTCAACATCTCCCGCAACCACGCCTCGCTGGAACAGACCCCCGCCGGCATCGCCATCCAGGACCGCGGCTCCTCGCTCGGCATCTTCGTCAACGAAGCCCACATCGGCGGCGGCTCCCCGCATCGCTACGCCATGCTCGAAGAGGGAGAAAACACCGTGATCCTCGGCATGCCGATGTCCCCCTACCAGTTCCGCATCCACATCGCCCGCAACTGA